One genomic segment of Acinetobacter sp. C26M includes these proteins:
- a CDS encoding NAD(+) kinase, with the protein MQISHKSFRNIGLIGRPDKYSVVETLCLIHDHLITLGLNPVFDQETAKLVPYSYGQTVSRNLLGEVVDLVVVVGGDGSLLHAARALVRHNTPVIGINRGRLGFLTDIKPAEAIFKLDQVLQGQFQLDRRFLLEMEVRTNGETIYDAIALNDVVLHSGKSVHMIDFELNIDGQYVYRQHSDGLIVSTPTGSTAYSLSGGGPILHPSMDAIALVPMHPHTLSSRPIVVGGHSEVKITIRENRVLPMVSADGQHSVALNVGDTVHIRKHPFKLSLLHPPGYDFYMACRTKLGWNQDFESFQQDDS; encoded by the coding sequence TCACATAAATCCTTTCGAAATATTGGTCTAATTGGACGACCAGACAAGTATTCTGTAGTAGAAACGTTATGTTTAATTCATGATCATCTGATCACTTTAGGTTTAAATCCCGTTTTTGATCAGGAAACAGCCAAACTGGTGCCTTATAGTTATGGGCAAACAGTCAGCCGAAATTTACTTGGGGAAGTGGTTGATTTAGTTGTGGTTGTGGGTGGTGATGGTTCATTATTACATGCTGCACGTGCATTGGTTCGACATAATACGCCTGTGATTGGGATTAACCGTGGTCGATTAGGTTTTTTAACAGACATAAAACCTGCGGAAGCGATATTTAAACTGGATCAAGTGCTACAAGGTCAATTTCAGCTTGATCGCCGTTTCTTATTGGAAATGGAAGTGCGTACCAATGGTGAAACGATTTATGATGCAATTGCATTGAATGATGTGGTACTACACTCTGGGAAATCGGTTCATATGATCGATTTCGAGCTGAATATTGATGGGCAATATGTCTATCGTCAGCACAGTGATGGTTTAATTGTTTCAACCCCAACGGGTTCAACTGCATATTCATTGTCAGGTGGTGGACCAATCTTACATCCGAGTATGGATGCCATAGCATTGGTGCCAATGCATCCACATACTTTGTCATCACGACCGATCGTGGTGGGTGGTCACAGTGAAGTTAAAATCACCATTCGTGAAAACCGTGTCTTACCGATGGTCAGTGCCGATGGACAACATAGTGTTGCATTAAATGTCGGTGATACCGTGCATATTCGCAAACATCCGTTTAAACTAAGCTTATTACATCCACCAGGTTATGACTTCTATATGGCATGTCGCACCAAATTGGGGTGGAATCAAGATTTTGAATCTTTTCAACAGGATGACTCATGA
- a CDS encoding DUF1315 family protein, producing MNIEQMLAVLNPEIVERLRTAVEIGKWPNGIALTKEQREICMQAVYAWEMEHLPKEQRSGYIDRGTKDEGEECDDDHHKHEPEFKPIRFV from the coding sequence ATGAATATTGAACAAATGCTCGCTGTTTTAAATCCTGAAATTGTTGAGCGTCTTCGTACTGCTGTTGAAATTGGCAAATGGCCAAATGGGATTGCATTAACCAAAGAACAGCGTGAAATCTGTATGCAAGCGGTGTATGCATGGGAAATGGAACATTTACCAAAAGAGCAGCGTAGCGGTTATATCGATCGTGGTACTAAAGATGAAGGTGAGGAATGTGATGATGATCATCACAAACATGAGCCTGAATTTAAGCCGATTCGTTTTGTGTAA
- a CDS encoding type VI secretion system Vgr family protein, translating to MLNNIFQALESLGLSAQKRAIHIQFSNQNLNSQVFLQRIDGQHQLNQGFSAELICLSTNAAIPLKQFIGSQAAVDSVTDQGQLTRVTGIITQALQGQSDGSLTLYKLTLEDPTALWKQRRNSRVFMNKSVRDVVEIIFKEWQQKSPLFASSLSLDLSGLSQDYDVRPFIMQSNESDYDFLTRLMRSEGMNWLIDEAERIVALSSAAIQPQKLRLIDDNSQYQALDRRHIRYHRSSATEQYDSMTSLVGQRSLQPSSVHVQRWQADALEQEDGAGSVQSTHTHSDQYDNASLGLEQAWHFSPAWMQDHNGEDGATQSGNAQIEKLNQNLGQYYDLQSKQFTANTTVRDTHVGYWFELAEHPEIDQHDGADKEFLITGKNFYNQNNLPKDLHQQINQLLAQSNWQIKESGERQANQLTLQRRNIKTVPEFNPLQHRPAASPQRAKVVGPSGEEIHVDEWGRIKVRFLFTRNDDHSHDGGSGANDNDTDSAWVDVLTPWAGEGYGARFLPRIDEIVVIDFFDGNIDRPFVVGRIHEAHRSPTKFDNAGKLPDTKKLAGIKSKEYQGEGFNQLRFDDTTGQISAQLQSSHAASQLNLGKLSHPKATAESEDRGEGFELRTDQWGAVRAGEGLLVSTHKQDQAQGEHLDAQVAKQQLEGNQSNAKALSEVAKNQQTDEIESVEQLKAFFESLESNIAKFNKAVLLLNSPEGIGLSTNEDIHLSADGQINQFASDSINLSTQKNLITHAQNRISLFAAQNGIKQVAANGNFEIHAQGDGIDLLAKQSIQIISTEDRIEIISPKEIVITAGGSQIKLNGAGIFPTTGGKFEVKAGQHLFMGGSKLAIPKYSLPKIGEKNQYSLKYQMLDDSGNPLINKKYIAFLDSGKTAEGITDSNGFTNEIRTIQKEDVSIHVFLDKELDVEQ from the coding sequence ATGTTGAACAACATCTTTCAAGCCTTAGAAAGTCTCGGCCTTAGCGCACAAAAACGTGCGATTCATATTCAATTTTCTAATCAAAATTTAAATTCGCAGGTTTTTCTGCAACGTATTGATGGTCAGCATCAACTGAATCAAGGCTTTAGTGCAGAATTAATTTGCCTATCGACCAATGCGGCCATCCCATTAAAACAATTTATTGGTAGCCAAGCTGCGGTTGATAGCGTGACCGATCAAGGTCAATTGACCCGTGTCACAGGCATTATCACCCAAGCCTTACAAGGACAATCCGACGGTAGCTTAACTTTATATAAACTGACTTTAGAAGATCCAACCGCACTGTGGAAACAACGCCGTAACAGCCGTGTGTTTATGAATAAGAGCGTGCGTGATGTGGTGGAAATTATCTTCAAAGAGTGGCAACAAAAGAGTCCACTCTTTGCATCAAGCTTAAGTTTAGATTTAAGTGGACTCAGTCAGGACTATGATGTCCGTCCCTTTATTATGCAGTCTAATGAAAGCGATTATGACTTTCTCACCCGTTTGATGAGAAGTGAAGGGATGAATTGGCTTATTGACGAAGCTGAGCGAATCGTTGCACTCAGTAGTGCTGCGATTCAGCCGCAAAAACTACGTTTGATTGATGACAATAGCCAGTATCAAGCCTTAGACCGTCGCCATATTCGCTACCACCGTAGCAGTGCCACAGAACAATACGACAGCATGACCAGTTTGGTCGGACAACGTTCTCTACAACCCAGCAGCGTGCATGTACAACGCTGGCAAGCAGATGCACTAGAACAAGAAGATGGTGCAGGCAGTGTGCAAAGCACACATACGCACAGCGATCAGTATGACAATGCCAGTCTAGGACTAGAACAAGCATGGCATTTTTCACCAGCGTGGATGCAAGACCACAATGGTGAAGACGGTGCTACCCAATCAGGTAATGCACAGATAGAAAAACTGAATCAGAATCTCGGTCAATACTATGATCTGCAATCAAAGCAATTTACAGCCAATACTACGGTGCGAGACACCCATGTCGGTTACTGGTTTGAACTGGCAGAGCACCCTGAAATTGATCAACATGATGGTGCAGACAAAGAATTCCTAATTACAGGCAAAAACTTTTATAACCAAAATAATTTACCTAAAGATCTACATCAACAGATCAATCAACTCTTAGCACAAAGCAACTGGCAAATAAAAGAGAGTGGCGAACGCCAAGCCAATCAACTGACGTTGCAACGCCGCAATATCAAAACCGTTCCTGAATTTAATCCGTTACAACACCGTCCAGCTGCTTCACCACAACGCGCCAAAGTGGTTGGACCAAGTGGAGAAGAAATCCATGTGGATGAATGGGGGCGGATCAAAGTTCGCTTCCTGTTTACTCGCAATGACGACCATAGCCATGATGGTGGTTCAGGTGCCAATGACAATGACACTGATTCTGCTTGGGTCGATGTACTGACACCTTGGGCTGGTGAAGGCTATGGTGCACGCTTCTTGCCACGTATTGATGAAATCGTGGTGATTGACTTCTTTGATGGCAATATTGACCGTCCGTTTGTGGTAGGACGCATCCACGAAGCCCATCGTAGCCCAACCAAATTCGATAATGCAGGCAAGCTGCCTGACACCAAGAAACTGGCAGGGATCAAGTCCAAAGAATATCAAGGCGAAGGCTTTAACCAACTGCGTTTTGATGACACCACAGGACAGATCAGCGCACAGCTACAAAGCAGTCATGCCGCAAGCCAACTCAATCTCGGCAAACTGAGTCACCCTAAAGCAACAGCAGAAAGTGAAGATCGAGGCGAAGGGTTTGAGCTGCGGACTGACCAATGGGGTGCTGTGCGTGCTGGCGAAGGCTTACTCGTTTCTACGCATAAGCAGGATCAAGCGCAAGGCGAACACCTCGATGCACAAGTTGCTAAACAGCAGCTAGAAGGTAATCAAAGCAATGCCAAGGCACTGAGCGAAGTGGCTAAGAACCAGCAGACTGATGAGATTGAATCCGTTGAACAACTAAAAGCATTTTTTGAATCGCTGGAGTCTAATATTGCCAAATTTAACAAGGCTGTCCTATTACTCAATTCTCCTGAAGGTATTGGCCTAAGTACTAATGAAGATATTCATTTATCTGCGGATGGACAGATCAATCAGTTTGCGAGCGACAGTATCAATCTAAGTACACAGAAAAACCTGATTACACATGCTCAAAACCGAATCAGTCTGTTTGCAGCACAAAATGGAATTAAACAGGTCGCAGCAAATGGTAACTTTGAAATCCATGCTCAAGGTGATGGAATAGATTTACTTGCTAAGCAAAGCATCCAGATTATCTCAACTGAAGATCGTATTGAGATCATCAGTCCGAAAGAGATCGTGATTACTGCGGGTGGTTCTCAGATTAAGCTGAATGGTGCAGGTATTTTCCCGACCACAGGTGGCAAGTTTGAGGTGAAGGCTGGACAGCATTTGTTTATGGGTGGAAGTAAGCTAGCTATACCAAAATATTCACTACCTAAAATTGGTGAAAAAAATCAATATAGCTTAAAATACCAAATGCTGGATGATAGTGGTAATCCTTTGATAAATAAAAAATATATTGCTTTTTTGGATTCTGGAAAAACGGCTGAAGGTATAACTGATTCCAATGGTTTTACCAATGAAATAAGAACCATACAAAAAGAAGATGTATCAATTCATGTTTTCTTGGATAAGGAGTTAGATGTTGAGCAATAA
- a CDS encoding glycosyl transferase family protein, giving the protein MNTKRNIYKTAEHPFAQYVRILGKGKTGSRSLSYEEAYQAFSMILKAEVLDVQLGAFLMLLRVKEESVDELAGFVQATRDQLNFKPLDVDLDWSSYAGKRKHYPWFLLAALTLAHHGYKIVMHGASGHTINRVYTEQVLQYLGFSICQNEQDVREQLEQHNFAYLPLEAISPILSELISLRNVMGLRSPIHTLARLINPFNAKATLQAIFHPAYRTSHQQTAFRLGYQNSAVIKGEGGEFERNPDAKTLICGIKNGELYEHELPKLTPDRSPIEEELDLAVFKAVWLGEQTHEYGEMAVIETMGIALYTMGVVNSYDEAMNKAKELWNSRF; this is encoded by the coding sequence ATGAACACAAAACGTAATATCTATAAAACCGCAGAACATCCTTTTGCTCAATATGTTCGTATTTTAGGTAAAGGCAAAACAGGTTCTCGTTCGCTTAGTTATGAAGAAGCCTATCAAGCATTTAGCATGATTTTAAAAGCTGAAGTCTTGGATGTGCAGCTTGGTGCATTCTTAATGCTCTTACGCGTCAAGGAAGAATCTGTCGATGAACTGGCTGGTTTTGTCCAAGCCACGCGTGATCAACTCAACTTTAAGCCACTTGATGTGGATCTAGACTGGTCATCTTATGCAGGCAAGCGTAAACACTATCCGTGGTTCTTATTGGCAGCACTGACTTTAGCGCATCATGGTTACAAGATTGTGATGCATGGTGCATCGGGGCATACCATTAACCGTGTCTATACTGAACAAGTTTTACAATACTTGGGCTTTTCAATTTGTCAAAATGAACAGGATGTGCGCGAACAACTTGAACAGCATAACTTTGCCTATCTACCACTTGAAGCAATCTCACCTATTTTAAGTGAGTTGATCTCACTACGAAATGTGATGGGTCTACGCTCTCCGATTCACACCTTGGCACGTTTGATTAATCCATTTAATGCCAAAGCGACCTTACAAGCGATTTTCCACCCTGCGTATCGTACTTCACATCAACAGACTGCGTTCCGCTTGGGTTATCAAAACAGTGCTGTGATTAAGGGTGAAGGTGGCGAATTTGAACGTAATCCTGATGCCAAAACGTTAATTTGTGGCATTAAAAATGGTGAGTTGTACGAACATGAATTGCCAAAACTAACACCTGACCGTAGCCCAATTGAAGAAGAGCTTGATTTAGCTGTTTTTAAAGCGGTTTGGTTGGGTGAGCAGACGCATGAATATGGTGAAATGGCGGTGATCGAAACGATGGGAATCGCGTTGTATACCATGGGCGTAGTCAATAGCTATGATGAAGCAATGAACAAAGCGAAAGAGCTGTGGAATAGTCGTTTCTGA
- a CDS encoding acyl-CoA dehydrogenase family protein: protein MLAYDSDLELFRDNFKRFMSEQIAPHYEQWEREGIMPRSVWAALGENGFLCVDVPEEYGGYGVPTHYSLMLVEESARAGYCALSTAISCHSEIAAPYIQHIATEEQKQYWLPKMVSGEVVGAIGMTEPGAGSDLQAMRTSAILQDDHYVLNGSKTFISNGQHADLVVLAVKTDPQARAKGVSLMLVDTHLEGFKKGTNLDKIGLHSQDTSELFFDNVKVPKDQLLGQAGQGFAYLMQELPRERTAIAATALGAIRGAIDITTQYVKERQAFGQAISQFQNTRFVLAQAKIDELATAAFYNQNVALYNEGKLDVETAAALKSFSSDMQMKVADNLLQLFGGYGYMTEYPISRFFVDARIQRIYGGTNEIMKEIVARGIIGKA, encoded by the coding sequence ATGTTAGCTTACGATTCAGATTTGGAACTCTTCCGCGATAACTTTAAACGCTTTATGAGCGAGCAGATTGCACCTCATTATGAGCAATGGGAACGTGAAGGCATCATGCCTCGTTCAGTATGGGCAGCATTGGGCGAAAATGGATTCTTGTGTGTCGATGTACCAGAAGAATACGGTGGTTATGGTGTACCAACGCATTATTCATTGATGTTGGTTGAAGAGTCTGCACGTGCAGGCTACTGTGCATTATCAACCGCGATTTCATGTCATTCTGAAATTGCTGCGCCATATATCCAACACATTGCGACAGAAGAGCAAAAACAGTACTGGTTGCCAAAAATGGTGTCAGGCGAAGTGGTCGGTGCCATTGGTATGACTGAACCAGGTGCAGGTTCTGACTTACAGGCAATGCGTACCAGCGCAATTTTGCAAGATGATCATTATGTGTTAAATGGTTCGAAAACCTTTATTTCAAATGGTCAGCATGCTGATCTCGTGGTTCTTGCCGTAAAAACTGATCCACAAGCACGTGCTAAAGGTGTGTCTTTGATGTTGGTGGATACACATTTGGAAGGTTTTAAAAAGGGTACTAACCTCGACAAAATTGGTTTGCATTCACAAGATACTTCAGAATTGTTCTTTGATAATGTCAAAGTGCCGAAAGATCAACTATTGGGTCAAGCAGGACAAGGCTTTGCTTACTTGATGCAAGAGCTTCCGCGTGAACGTACTGCGATTGCTGCGACTGCATTGGGTGCAATTCGTGGTGCGATTGATATTACCACGCAATATGTAAAAGAACGCCAAGCCTTTGGTCAGGCAATTTCGCAATTCCAAAATACACGTTTTGTATTGGCACAAGCGAAGATTGACGAGTTGGCAACAGCTGCTTTCTATAATCAAAACGTGGCTTTATACAATGAAGGCAAATTGGATGTAGAGACGGCTGCGGCATTGAAGAGCTTCAGTAGCGATATGCAAATGAAAGTGGCTGATAACTTGCTGCAATTATTCGGTGGTTATGGTTATATGACTGAATATCCAATTTCACGTTTCTTTGTCGATGCACGTATTCAGCGTATTTATGGTGGTACTAACGAGATCATGAAAGAAATCGTGGCACGTGGCATTATCGGTAAAGCTTAA
- a CDS encoding alpha/beta hydrolase-fold protein: MFKPLGILTFSLLMVTPLAFAQPTTSSSNKAPLKSQTNIQQSFVIASKYTKHDYLIQISVPTSEAPKEGFPVLYVLDGNAAFDSAANIAKSVGGGANRLGLSPVAIVAIGYPQQNSFDVEKRALDYTPKASTEFQKQAKYTYGGADQFIQFIEKELKPAIQTKIKVNSQQQSLFGHSFGGLFVLHTFFSQPQMFQRYIAASPSLWFDNYALLNRQADWLKNQSKTQDTMLMTTVGTHEHGRSPTPDAESLQKQNNFYQNFNQQRSKHFLFWNYRHPAEQHLTNMYASLPKAIMLAGCQPQSCSNLFDEPTP; the protein is encoded by the coding sequence ATGTTTAAACCACTTGGTATTTTGACTTTTTCTCTGCTCATGGTAACACCATTGGCTTTTGCTCAACCGACGACCTCGAGTTCAAATAAAGCACCTCTTAAATCACAAACCAATATTCAACAAAGCTTTGTAATAGCATCCAAATATACCAAACACGATTATCTGATTCAGATCTCAGTTCCTACTAGTGAAGCTCCAAAAGAAGGTTTTCCTGTGCTTTACGTACTGGATGGCAATGCCGCATTTGATAGTGCTGCCAACATTGCTAAATCAGTAGGTGGTGGTGCCAATCGTTTGGGCTTGAGTCCAGTCGCTATTGTTGCGATTGGCTACCCGCAGCAAAACAGTTTTGATGTAGAAAAGCGTGCTTTAGACTACACCCCAAAAGCATCGACTGAATTTCAAAAACAAGCCAAGTACACTTATGGTGGCGCAGACCAATTCATTCAATTTATAGAAAAAGAGCTAAAGCCTGCCATTCAGACCAAAATTAAAGTCAATTCTCAGCAACAGAGTTTATTTGGACACTCCTTTGGCGGACTGTTTGTTTTACATACTTTCTTTAGCCAACCACAAATGTTCCAACGTTATATTGCGGCTAGCCCTTCACTCTGGTTTGATAATTATGCCTTGCTCAATCGACAGGCAGATTGGTTAAAGAATCAAAGTAAAACTCAAGATACCATGCTGATGACCACGGTAGGTACGCATGAGCATGGTCGAAGTCCAACACCAGACGCTGAATCCTTGCAGAAGCAGAACAACTTTTATCAAAACTTTAATCAGCAACGTTCTAAGCATTTCTTGTTCTGGAATTACCGACATCCTGCCGAGCAGCATCTGACCAATATGTATGCCAGCTTACCAAAAGCGATTATGTTGGCGGGTTGTCAACCTCAAAGCTGTTCAAATCTATTTGATGAACCAACACCATAA
- the pheA gene encoding prephenate dehydratase codes for MVNDGQNTSNSLNLEQIRNDIDSVDQQIQELLNRRATLAEAVAKAKFASEENPLFYRPEREAQVLRKVMERNQGPLSDATMARLFREIMSACLALEAPQSIAFLGPEGTYTHSAVLKHFGKDAVVRPLPTIDEVFREVEAGSAHYGVVPVENSSEGIVNHTLDCFKSSTVNVIGEVELRIHHQFLVSENTRKDSIKQIYAHQQTLAQCRKWLDAHYPGVERVALNSNAEAARRIRNEWHSAAIASDIAASMYNLEILHSNIEDNPENTTRFLVIGREKIPQSGNDKTSLLISAHDRAGALLEILAPFAKHQISLTSIETRPALPEKWAYVFFIDLEGHIGQENVAAALEEIRPMVKELRVLGSYPIAVL; via the coding sequence ATGGTAAACGATGGACAAAACACATCGAATTCACTTAATTTAGAACAAATTCGTAACGATATTGATAGTGTTGATCAACAAATCCAAGAGTTACTCAACCGCCGTGCGACGCTTGCAGAAGCTGTAGCCAAAGCGAAATTTGCATCCGAAGAGAATCCGCTGTTTTATCGCCCTGAACGTGAAGCTCAAGTGCTGCGTAAAGTCATGGAGCGTAATCAGGGGCCTTTGTCTGATGCAACCATGGCACGTTTGTTCCGTGAAATCATGTCAGCATGTTTGGCACTTGAAGCACCACAAAGCATTGCATTCCTCGGACCAGAAGGGACTTATACGCATTCGGCTGTGCTAAAGCATTTTGGTAAAGATGCTGTTGTACGCCCATTGCCAACCATTGACGAAGTGTTCCGTGAAGTTGAAGCGGGTAGTGCACATTATGGTGTGGTTCCGGTGGAGAACTCATCTGAAGGTATTGTGAACCATACGCTGGATTGCTTTAAATCATCGACAGTTAATGTGATTGGTGAGGTTGAACTTCGTATTCATCATCAATTCCTTGTATCTGAAAATACGCGCAAAGACAGCATTAAACAGATTTATGCGCATCAGCAAACTTTGGCACAATGTCGTAAGTGGTTAGATGCACATTATCCTGGGGTAGAGCGTGTCGCGCTAAACTCAAATGCTGAGGCAGCACGTCGTATTCGTAACGAATGGCATTCAGCAGCGATTGCATCTGATATTGCGGCAAGTATGTACAACCTTGAGATTCTACATAGCAATATCGAAGATAATCCTGAAAATACCACACGTTTCCTTGTGATTGGTCGTGAGAAGATTCCTCAAAGTGGTAATGACAAGACCTCGTTATTGATCTCTGCACATGATCGTGCCGGTGCTTTATTGGAAATTCTTGCACCATTTGCCAAGCATCAAATCAGCTTGACCAGTATTGAAACACGTCCAGCATTGCCTGAAAAATGGGCTTATGTGTTCTTTATTGATTTAGAAGGACATATCGGTCAGGAAAATGTTGCAGCGGCCTTGGAGGAAATCCGTCCAATGGTGAAAGAGTTACGCGTACTCGGTTCATATCCAATCGCTGTTTTATAG
- a CDS encoding bifunctional prephenate dehydrogenase/3-phosphoshikimate 1-carboxyvinyltransferase: MSQPLFKKVAFIGLGLIGSSLARVIVAEQLASQIVASTRSKKTLEDAKALGLIQHGYATPEEAVQDADLIVLALPVRATQKVLEQIKPYLADNVIITDVGSTKGNVVQAAKAVFGEDLPVGFVPGHPIAGAEHTGVHAGKVDLFVNHKVILTPLPTSADWAVEKLIQLWSAAKAEVICMDVTKHDEVLAHTSHLPHLMAFNLVEQLANREDNLDIFRYAAGGFRDFSRIAASDPQMWHDIFFANKTAILNAVDGFEQQLSVLKKLIEQEDSQALMGLLGHAQAARQHFNHMLAKKPLMEKNKVTQQFTILPGKKTFTGKFTVPGDKSVSHRSIMFGAIAEGTTHVTGFLEGEDALATLQAFRDMGVSIEGPKNGEVTIHGVGMQGLKAPASALYMGNSGTSMRLLSGMLSAQKFDSVMTGDASLSKRPMERIAKPLREMGALIQTTGEKGTPPVSITGSQALKGIQYDLPMASAQVKSGILLAGLWAAGETSVTEPEPTRDHTERMLRAFGYDVKTEGNKISLVGGGKLVGTDIQVPSDISSAAFFMVGAAITEGADVVLEAVGINPTRTGVIEILKQMGADLTVENERIAGGEPIADIHIKGSRTLKGIHMPEDQVPLAIDEFPALFIAAACAEGQTVLTGAAELRVKESDRIQVMADGLKTMGIDCTPTDDGIIIEGKGKSGDWSAIFAGGEIESHHDHRIAMSFSMAGLRTSGNITIHGTETVATSFPTFTELANTAGLDLQVVNP; the protein is encoded by the coding sequence ATGTCTCAACCATTATTTAAGAAAGTTGCATTTATTGGGCTTGGACTGATTGGGTCGAGTCTTGCTCGTGTGATTGTGGCAGAACAACTTGCATCTCAAATTGTAGCTTCAACACGCTCAAAAAAAACATTAGAAGATGCTAAGGCACTTGGCCTTATTCAACACGGTTATGCAACGCCAGAAGAAGCAGTTCAGGATGCAGATTTAATTGTTTTAGCATTGCCTGTGCGTGCTACACAAAAAGTGCTGGAACAGATCAAGCCTTATCTTGCAGACAACGTCATTATTACCGATGTTGGTAGTACCAAAGGTAATGTGGTTCAAGCTGCTAAAGCTGTATTTGGTGAAGATTTACCTGTCGGTTTTGTACCAGGGCATCCGATTGCTGGGGCAGAACATACAGGCGTACATGCAGGTAAAGTTGATTTATTCGTCAATCATAAAGTGATTTTGACACCACTTCCGACCAGTGCGGATTGGGCGGTTGAAAAACTGATTCAACTTTGGTCTGCAGCAAAAGCCGAAGTGATTTGCATGGATGTCACCAAACACGATGAAGTATTGGCACATACCAGTCATTTACCGCATTTGATGGCATTTAATTTGGTCGAGCAACTGGCAAATCGTGAAGATAATCTGGATATTTTCCGCTATGCTGCTGGAGGTTTTCGTGACTTCTCGCGTATTGCAGCCAGTGATCCACAGATGTGGCATGATATTTTCTTTGCCAATAAAACTGCAATTCTGAACGCTGTTGATGGCTTTGAACAGCAATTGTCAGTTTTAAAGAAATTGATTGAACAGGAAGATTCACAAGCGTTGATGGGGCTACTTGGGCATGCTCAAGCAGCACGTCAGCACTTTAACCATATGTTGGCCAAAAAACCTTTGATGGAGAAAAACAAGGTGACACAGCAATTTACCATTTTACCGGGAAAGAAAACGTTTACAGGTAAATTCACCGTACCAGGTGACAAATCTGTGTCACATCGCTCAATCATGTTTGGTGCGATTGCAGAAGGCACAACACATGTCACAGGCTTCTTGGAAGGTGAAGATGCTCTCGCAACTTTACAAGCATTCCGAGACATGGGTGTGAGCATCGAAGGACCGAAGAATGGTGAAGTCACTATTCATGGTGTCGGTATGCAAGGTTTAAAAGCGCCAGCAAGTGCTTTGTATATGGGGAACTCAGGCACCAGTATGCGTTTGCTATCTGGCATGTTGTCTGCGCAAAAATTTGATTCAGTGATGACTGGTGATGCGTCATTGTCTAAACGTCCAATGGAACGTATTGCGAAACCACTTCGTGAAATGGGTGCACTCATCCAAACTACCGGTGAGAAAGGCACGCCACCTGTCAGCATTACAGGTAGCCAAGCCCTTAAAGGGATTCAATACGATTTACCAATGGCGTCTGCCCAAGTGAAATCAGGCATTTTATTGGCGGGTTTATGGGCTGCGGGTGAAACTTCAGTGACTGAGCCAGAACCAACGCGTGATCATACTGAACGTATGTTGCGTGCTTTTGGTTATGATGTGAAAACTGAAGGCAATAAAATCTCGCTTGTGGGTGGCGGGAAATTAGTTGGTACCGATATCCAAGTACCATCTGATATTTCATCTGCTGCATTCTTTATGGTCGGTGCTGCGATTACTGAAGGTGCAGATGTGGTCCTTGAAGCGGTTGGGATCAATCCAACGCGTACAGGCGTGATCGAAATCTTGAAGCAAATGGGTGCTGACTTAACCGTAGAAAATGAACGTATTGCAGGCGGTGAACCTATTGCAGATATTCATATCAAAGGTTCTAGAACACTCAAAGGCATTCATATGCCAGAAGACCAAGTGCCATTAGCCATTGATGAGTTCCCTGCATTATTTATAGCAGCGGCTTGTGCAGAAGGTCAAACAGTGTTGACAGGTGCGGCTGAGCTGCGTGTTAAAGAATCTGACCGTATTCAAGTAATGGCAGATGGTTTGAAAACTATGGGCATTGACTGTACCCCAACCGACGATGGCATCATCATTGAAGGTAAAGGTAAATCAGGTGATTGGTCTGCTATTTTCGCTGGTGGTGAAATTGAGTCACACCATGACCACCGTATTGCTATGAGTTTTAGTATGGCTGGTTTGCGTACTTCAGGTAACATCACCATTCATGGTACAGAAACTGTGGCGACAAGCTTCCCAACTTTTACAGAACTTGCAAATACAGCAGGTTTGGACTTGCAAGTTGTGAATCCATAG